Proteins encoded in a region of the Synergistaceae bacterium genome:
- a CDS encoding CDP-glycerol glycerophosphotransferase family protein, with translation MLCPFNHIFAKLWVRFWGREKLRGKRRIFIFGAFGGRDYKDNSAIFFEYMLSNHPEIDSYWVIRADAYHDHAKKGYSVPPFDRVLIKESFHANVMTLIANVIICSHGRYDVTDYRKSEFGKETVDVMLTHGIAALKKTKSGSAAGAPIISYATYADIVVASSAEEARIKNQEWGIPKEKIALTGLPRHDRLFYQRKNIIAQKNTILFMPTWRSWNADKTTLRGSHFLVQITAFIAESGLDSYLGRHGINMKIYIHMWMREFFAEFKQTFSLQNISILDQENDLLETMLKSSLLITDYSSVCWDFLFIDKPVLFYQFDIDEYLQHTGSYIDLKKDLFGPVAYNAEDAAFWVRFFVENNFSTERFQDKMDEMKKFAFAYNDGKNCERLFQAIFKRFS, from the coding sequence TTGCTTTGTCCATTTAATCATATATTTGCAAAACTATGGGTTAGGTTCTGGGGCCGCGAAAAATTACGCGGGAAACGACGTATTTTCATTTTCGGAGCCTTTGGAGGAAGAGACTACAAAGATAACTCTGCGATTTTCTTCGAATATATGCTTTCCAATCACCCTGAAATCGATTCATATTGGGTAATACGAGCAGATGCATATCATGATCATGCAAAAAAAGGGTACAGTGTTCCTCCGTTTGATCGTGTCTTAATAAAGGAGAGTTTTCATGCAAATGTTATGACTCTAATTGCAAATGTCATTATCTGTTCCCACGGCCGCTACGATGTGACAGATTATAGAAAAAGCGAATTCGGGAAAGAGACCGTCGATGTTATGCTTACGCATGGGATAGCGGCTTTAAAGAAAACAAAATCTGGGTCCGCCGCCGGTGCTCCCATCATCTCATATGCTACGTATGCAGATATTGTCGTAGCAAGCTCAGCTGAGGAAGCCCGCATCAAGAATCAGGAATGGGGGATCCCCAAAGAAAAAATTGCGCTAACCGGTCTTCCTCGTCATGACAGACTTTTTTATCAAAGGAAAAATATAATTGCCCAAAAAAACACAATTCTCTTTATGCCGACATGGCGAAGCTGGAACGCAGACAAAACAACATTACGCGGCAGTCATTTTTTAGTACAGATAACTGCTTTTATCGCTGAATCAGGTTTGGATAGCTACCTGGGCAGGCATGGCATCAATATGAAAATATACATCCACATGTGGATGAGAGAATTTTTTGCTGAATTTAAACAGACTTTTTCTCTTCAAAACATCAGCATTCTGGATCAGGAAAACGACTTGCTTGAAACCATGCTGAAAAGCTCACTCCTGATCACGGATTACTCAAGCGTCTGCTGGGATTTTCTATTTATAGATAAACCTGTTCTTTTTTACCAGTTTGACATTGACGAATATCTTCAGCATACCGGATCTTATATCGACCTAAAAAAAGACCTGTTTGGGCCTGTAGCGTATAACGCAGAGGATGCCGCTTTCTGGGTCCGTTTTTTTGTAGAGAATAATTTTTCAACTGAACGGTTTCAAGATAAAATGGATGAGATGAAGAAGTTTGCGTTTGCATATAACGATGGTAAAAATTGCGAAAGGCTGTTTCAGGCAATATTTAAGAGGTTTTCTTAG
- a CDS encoding ABC transporter permease: MADKKKGSMSLKDILANNAVPIIFIALSVLAIPISGFSGTYLIQEMLTRLARNSFLVLSLLIPILAGMGLNFGMVLGAMAGQIGLIFVTDWAIAGVPGMMLAALIGMPIAILLGYICGAVLNKAKGREMVTSYILGFFVNGVYQLIVLYTMGRMIPVHNPQLVLSRGYGIRNAINLTGLRHVLDNLIPLKIATIDVPVATFIFIGIFCIFIVWFRRTKLGQDMRALGQDMKVAEEAGIPVERTRIIAIIISTVLACFGQIIFLQNIGTMNTYNSHDQAGMFAIAALLIGGASVSRATITNVFVGVTLFHLMFVVSPMAGKELIGQAQLGEYFRVFVSYGIIALALVLHAWRRMRDRAEARRSLRGE, encoded by the coding sequence ATGGCAGACAAAAAGAAGGGCTCGATGAGCCTCAAGGATATACTTGCCAATAACGCGGTCCCTATAATATTCATCGCCCTTTCCGTACTGGCTATCCCTATATCCGGATTCTCGGGAACATATCTTATACAGGAAATGCTCACGCGCCTGGCCAGAAACTCTTTTCTGGTACTTTCCCTGCTGATCCCTATCCTTGCAGGGATGGGTCTCAACTTTGGTATGGTGCTCGGCGCAATGGCCGGTCAGATCGGACTGATATTCGTAACTGACTGGGCTATCGCAGGAGTCCCGGGCATGATGCTTGCGGCGCTTATTGGAATGCCGATTGCAATTCTCCTGGGTTATATATGCGGAGCTGTCCTTAACAAGGCAAAGGGACGGGAGATGGTAACATCATATATCCTCGGTTTCTTTGTCAACGGGGTCTATCAGCTGATCGTGCTTTACACAATGGGGCGCATGATACCCGTACATAATCCGCAGCTGGTCCTCTCACGCGGATATGGCATACGCAACGCGATAAACCTGACTGGACTCAGACATGTTCTTGACAATCTTATCCCTTTGAAAATAGCGACGATAGATGTCCCTGTAGCCACATTTATATTTATAGGGATTTTCTGCATCTTCATCGTGTGGTTTCGCCGCACAAAGCTCGGTCAGGACATGCGGGCCCTCGGTCAGGACATGAAAGTTGCAGAGGAAGCCGGTATACCGGTCGAGCGCACAAGGATCATCGCGATCATAATCTCTACGGTTCTGGCATGCTTTGGACAGATAATATTCCTTCAGAACATAGGGACGATGAATACCTACAACAGCCATGACCAGGCGGGGATGTTTGCGATTGCTGCGCTTCTTATCGGCGGAGCCTCTGTAAGCCGTGCCACGATAACAAACGTTTTTGTCGGCGTAACGCTCTTCCACCTTATGTTTGTCGTATCCCCTATGGCAGGCAAAGAACTTATCGGTCAGGCACAGCTTGGCGAATATTTCCGGGTTTTTGTGTCATACGGCATCATAGCCCTTGCGCTGGTGCTTCATGCCTGGAGGCGCATGCGCGACAGGGCTGAGGCTCGGCGGAGCCTAAGAGGAGAATAG
- a CDS encoding ABC transporter permease: protein MKDKILAFIENAGWPRIIIALFLFSLFIAAPFVGVRIDASLSDTLVRVGMNGILVLAMVPMVQSGCGLNFGLPLGIIAGLLGAVTSIQIGIRGGIGFLIAMGIAVPLAVVLGWLYGQLLNRVKGDEMMIATYVGFSSVALMCMAWLLLPYTSPTMIWGYGGSGLRTTISTEGFWINVLSKNLHIQIGEFFYVPIGMFLFFAFMVFLVWAFFRTKTGTAVTAVGSNPEFARASGIDVDKMRTISVILSTVLGAIGILVYEQSFGFIQLYMGPFYMAFPAVAAILLGGASVNKASMVNVVVGAFLFQGILTMTPSVINSVMQTDMSEVIRIIVSNGMILYALTRKVMVKR from the coding sequence ATGAAAGATAAAATTCTGGCATTTATTGAAAACGCCGGATGGCCCAGGATCATAATAGCCCTCTTTCTTTTCTCTCTTTTTATTGCGGCGCCGTTTGTCGGAGTCCGCATAGACGCGTCGCTTTCGGATACACTTGTGCGTGTCGGGATGAACGGAATTCTAGTGCTTGCCATGGTACCCATGGTCCAGTCCGGATGCGGCCTCAATTTTGGATTGCCTCTTGGTATTATTGCAGGTCTTCTCGGGGCTGTGACATCCATCCAGATCGGAATCAGAGGCGGGATCGGTTTCCTTATCGCTATGGGGATTGCGGTCCCGCTTGCTGTTGTTCTCGGCTGGCTTTATGGTCAGCTGCTGAACAGGGTAAAGGGCGACGAGATGATGATAGCCACATATGTAGGCTTTTCTTCCGTTGCTCTTATGTGTATGGCGTGGCTGCTTCTCCCCTATACCAGCCCTACAATGATATGGGGCTACGGCGGTTCGGGACTCAGGACTACAATCAGCACAGAGGGCTTCTGGATCAACGTTCTCAGTAAGAACCTGCATATACAGATAGGCGAGTTCTTCTATGTTCCTATAGGTATGTTCCTCTTCTTCGCTTTTATGGTATTTCTGGTCTGGGCCTTCTTCCGGACAAAGACGGGAACTGCCGTTACCGCTGTCGGCTCGAATCCTGAATTTGCGAGAGCATCCGGTATAGATGTGGATAAAATGCGCACAATATCTGTTATCCTGTCTACAGTGCTTGGTGCAATTGGCATTCTTGTGTATGAACAGAGCTTCGGTTTCATCCAGCTCTACATGGGGCCTTTCTACATGGCCTTCCCTGCGGTTGCCGCAATACTTCTGGGCGGCGCGTCCGTGAACAAGGCATCGATGGTCAACGTCGTGGTCGGCGCGTTTCTTTTTCAGGGTATACTGACAATGACGCCGTCGGTAATCAACAGCGTAATGCAGACAGACATGTCTGAGGTCATAAGGATAATAGTCAGTAACGGCATGATACTCTATGCCCTTACGAGGAAAGTGATGGTGAAACGCTGA
- a CDS encoding sugar ABC transporter ATP-binding protein: MSMEVPLLKMENIGKEYFGNRVLTDVSFSLMPGEIMGLVGENGAGKSTLMNILFGMSVINETGGYEGKMFIDGEEVHFQDPFDALNAGIGMVHQEFSLIPGFTATENILLNRESTKYNPLVEVFGERLKTLDRPNMLARAKKAIDTLGVALDPDTLISEMPVGHKQFTEIAREIDRKKTRLLVLDEPTAVLAESEATVLIDALKKLSAQGISIIFISHRLQEIINLCDKLIVLRDGKVIQEAKTAETNVRQIASWMVGRQVAVETEAVCERDHEKTEEVILKTEHLWVDMPGETVRDVSLEVYRGEIFGLGGLAGQGKVGISNGIMGLYVSGGKVFLRGKEIKLNDPHASLKEGMAFVSEDRRGVGLLLEEGIDWNITFTALQVQEKFVKNMFGGLVKWRDDKAIEECTMEYIKALEIRCTGPKQRAVELSGGNQQKVCLAKAFTVAPEILFVSEPTRGIDVGAKKLVLDTLRRVNKETGTTIIMTSSELEELRSVCDRIAIINEGKVSGILPAKCPAEEFGLLMLGHVAEVPAAEIYAESSR, encoded by the coding sequence ATGTCCATGGAAGTACCTCTCCTGAAAATGGAGAACATTGGGAAGGAATACTTCGGTAACCGTGTCCTTACAGATGTCAGTTTCTCATTAATGCCTGGTGAAATTATGGGGCTTGTAGGAGAAAACGGTGCAGGTAAATCCACTTTGATGAATATTCTTTTCGGAATGTCGGTCATTAACGAGACCGGCGGGTATGAGGGGAAAATGTTCATTGATGGGGAAGAAGTGCATTTCCAAGATCCTTTTGACGCACTCAACGCAGGTATAGGAATGGTCCATCAGGAATTTTCTCTTATCCCTGGTTTTACTGCAACAGAGAATATCCTTCTCAACAGGGAATCAACCAAATATAATCCTCTCGTCGAAGTTTTTGGCGAAAGACTTAAAACGCTAGACAGACCCAATATGCTTGCCCGTGCAAAAAAAGCCATTGACACGCTGGGCGTGGCGCTGGACCCTGATACACTCATCAGTGAAATGCCTGTCGGTCATAAGCAGTTCACGGAAATTGCGCGAGAAATCGACCGCAAAAAGACCCGCCTTCTGGTCCTTGATGAGCCAACGGCGGTACTTGCAGAATCAGAGGCAACTGTGCTGATCGACGCACTGAAAAAATTATCCGCGCAGGGTATCTCTATAATCTTCATATCCCACAGGCTGCAGGAGATAATTAACCTCTGCGACAAACTTATCGTCCTCCGCGACGGTAAGGTCATTCAGGAGGCAAAAACGGCTGAGACAAACGTAAGGCAGATCGCCAGCTGGATGGTCGGCAGACAGGTTGCAGTTGAAACAGAAGCGGTCTGTGAGAGAGATCATGAGAAAACAGAAGAAGTCATCCTTAAGACTGAACATCTTTGGGTCGATATGCCGGGAGAGACTGTCAGAGATGTCTCGCTAGAGGTATACCGCGGTGAGATTTTTGGGCTCGGAGGACTGGCGGGGCAGGGCAAGGTCGGCATATCGAACGGTATAATGGGACTTTATGTCTCAGGCGGCAAGGTCTTCCTGAGAGGAAAAGAAATCAAGCTCAACGATCCCCATGCGTCACTTAAAGAAGGGATGGCCTTTGTCTCGGAGGACCGCCGCGGCGTAGGGCTGCTGCTTGAAGAAGGGATCGACTGGAACATTACCTTTACAGCTCTTCAGGTACAGGAAAAATTTGTCAAAAATATGTTTGGAGGCCTTGTTAAATGGCGCGACGACAAGGCAATTGAGGAATGCACGATGGAATATATAAAAGCTTTGGAGATCCGCTGTACCGGCCCTAAACAGAGGGCGGTCGAACTTTCAGGAGGCAATCAGCAGAAGGTATGCCTTGCAAAGGCATTTACGGTCGCGCCTGAGATACTTTTTGTCTCTGAGCCGACGCGCGGCATAGACGTAGGTGCTAAAAAGCTTGTCCTGGATACGCTGCGCAGGGTAAATAAAGAGACAGGGACCACAATAATAATGACCTCTTCCGAACTTGAAGAGCTCAGGTCTGTGTGCGACAGAATAGCAATAATCAATGAAGGAAAAGTCTCGGGTATTTTGCCCGCCAAGTGTCCGGCGGAAGAATTTGGACTCCTTATGCTCGGACATGTCGCGGAAGTGCCCGCAGCTGAAATTTATGCAGAGAGCAGCAGGTGA
- a CDS encoding CsbD family protein has product MNEDILKGKWKEIQGEVKKQWGKLTDDDLTVIAGEKDKLVGLLQTKYGYEKDRAQKEYKEFLEKHKN; this is encoded by the coding sequence ATGAACGAAGACATACTGAAAGGGAAATGGAAAGAAATACAGGGCGAAGTTAAAAAGCAGTGGGGTAAGCTAACCGATGATGACCTGACTGTGATCGCAGGGGAGAAGGATAAGCTGGTAGGACTTCTCCAGACAAAATATGGCTACGAAAAAGACAGGGCCCAAAAAGAATACAAGGAATTTTTAGAGAAACACAAAAATTAG
- a CDS encoding CsbD family protein, protein MSEGITNKDVLKGKWKEMQGEVKKQWGKLTDDDLTVIDGEKDKLFGVIQTKYGYAKDRIEKEYETFLEKNKK, encoded by the coding sequence ATGAGCGAAGGAATTACGAATAAAGATGTGCTGAAGGGTAAATGGAAAGAAATGCAGGGCGAGGTCAAAAAACAGTGGGGTAAACTTACGGATGATGACCTGACTGTGATCGACGGAGAAAAAGACAAGCTGTTTGGAGTTATTCAGACAAAATACGGTTATGCCAAAGATAGGATCGAAAAAGAATACGAGACGTTTCTGGAAAAGAACAAAAAATAA